A window of the Dehalococcoidia bacterium genome harbors these coding sequences:
- a CDS encoding molybdopterin dehydrogenase, whose translation MNKFTHVNAATIQDATAALAKGKTQVIAGGTDLITYMKGMISPNPPETLVNIKTIPNLSYIKEEGGLLKIGALTTLTTIANSSVVKTNYTVLAQAAQAAACPEIRNMGTIGGNICQRPRCIYFRNEFNDFNCLRKNPSGLCYALVGVNRYHSIFGALGGCVAVCPSDTASALVALNASIVTSKKTWKAADFFGIGATAFKGEQINQIDADEIVTEIQIPTPAAGTKSAYLKFAFRKAIDFPLVSAAVVVTQSAGTVSAASIVLGGVHNAPKVATAAQDAIKGKAIDATTAAAAGTAATTGTTVLAMNKYKVQIAQTLVKRALLAAK comes from the coding sequence ATGAATAAATTCACTCACGTTAATGCCGCAACTATACAAGACGCTACAGCAGCGCTGGCCAAGGGCAAGACCCAGGTTATTGCCGGAGGCACCGACCTCATCACCTACATGAAGGGCATGATTTCGCCTAATCCGCCTGAAACCCTGGTCAATATCAAGACCATCCCCAACCTGTCTTACATCAAGGAAGAAGGCGGCCTGCTCAAAATCGGTGCCCTCACCACGCTCACCACCATAGCCAACTCGAGTGTGGTCAAAACCAACTACACCGTATTGGCTCAGGCGGCTCAGGCTGCAGCCTGCCCCGAAATCAGGAACATGGGCACCATCGGCGGCAATATCTGCCAGCGACCGCGCTGCATATACTTCCGCAACGAGTTCAATGATTTCAACTGCCTGAGAAAGAACCCGTCAGGCCTGTGCTATGCGCTGGTAGGCGTCAACCGTTACCACTCCATTTTTGGCGCGCTCGGCGGCTGCGTGGCCGTCTGTCCTTCAGACACGGCCTCCGCGCTGGTGGCTCTGAACGCCAGTATCGTCACCAGTAAGAAGACCTGGAAAGCGGCCGACTTCTTCGGCATCGGTGCCACAGCCTTCAAAGGCGAACAAATTAACCAGATCGATGCCGACGAAATCGTTACCGAAATCCAGATACCCACCCCGGCCGCCGGCACCAAGAGTGCCTATCTGAAGTTCGCCTTCAGGAAAGCCATCGACTTTCCGCTGGTAAGCGCGGCCGTGGTCGTCACCCAGAGCGCTGGCACGGTATCCGCTGCCAGTATCGTGCTGGGCGGCGTTCACAACGCCCCCAAAGTTGCCACTGCGGCTCAGGATGCCATCAAGGGTAAGGCCATTGATGCCACTACCGCTGCCGCGGCCGGCACCGCTGCGACCACCGGCACTACAGTTCTGGCTATGAACAAGTACAAGGTCCAGATAGCTCAGACTTTAGTCAAGCGCGCCTTACTCGCCGCCAAGTAA
- a CDS encoding xanthine dehydrogenase family protein molybdopterin-binding subunit: MAGPTLNVMGDKTTHDKSLQAILTGNADWIGDHMPGGKLYGAPKHATITHGTIKSIDSSKALAEPGVKAVITYKEAPTLFSPTILYWGQAVAAIVADDWYTALRAVNLVTVTYDVLPAVVDADEGLKPNSVLSGKRADNNIATSTFVRGNVTDGFKAAEVTLETTQPWTTSHQHAPIEPYEGLAWWVGDNCYAYQSTQNLHGTKGALVNYLKWPQDKVHVYARYTGGGHGARLSQWESGVAALCSKAVGGTPVYFRETKKHNMLFHIRQHEHRSVYKMGAKKDGTLTAVDVQYFTNGTGAGAGTVFTKTWVVPNVNWSGQGVYVNVPDRGAWRCVSDPPQAVNMSTAFDKMAEKLGMNPYDFRKKNLMPVDMPDQDSPFRIWGSKEVNECFETVATQSGYTTKWHAPGTKTLPDGRLHGIGIHCHTDSHGSVSGASMAGLILMQPDGTCLVNCGSGRPHNAPSEMCHFVAEELGLKYDDVMVGAWGETDATLNSGYNGGSAFTGAAGSSFVMAARDARARVFAAAITKTGFSNIAGITVDDLTAKNSVITYTKDPTKTLTFAQAMSGTPPIAGFGNGWAAAGNTTGINKGGLQRPLYGKPVGTAVNAQSACASVAEVAVDPETGEVEILGHWNAVGTGRIVFYQGVMLQMGSGTELQVAQALFYGDIYDPATGAVIGTQYTESQLPTTMDCVPSRYNLYPVEGDDYSAPHGAHGIGEPVVGSYACILTAIYNATGKWVDPDHGACNPDRVLKALGKA, encoded by the coding sequence GACCGGTAATGCGGATTGGATTGGCGACCACATGCCGGGCGGAAAGCTTTACGGAGCTCCCAAACACGCCACCATTACCCATGGCACCATCAAGAGCATCGATTCCAGCAAGGCGCTGGCTGAACCGGGAGTCAAGGCTGTCATTACCTACAAAGAGGCCCCGACTCTATTCAGTCCGACCATCCTTTACTGGGGGCAGGCGGTAGCCGCTATCGTGGCCGATGACTGGTACACCGCCCTGCGCGCTGTCAACCTCGTCACCGTTACCTACGACGTACTTCCAGCAGTGGTTGATGCCGACGAAGGCCTGAAGCCCAACTCCGTGCTCAGCGGTAAACGCGCCGATAACAATATCGCTACCTCCACCTTTGTGCGCGGCAATGTTACTGATGGCTTCAAGGCTGCTGAGGTAACGCTCGAGACGACCCAGCCATGGACCACCAGTCATCAGCACGCCCCTATCGAACCCTACGAAGGCCTCGCCTGGTGGGTGGGTGACAATTGCTACGCCTACCAATCGACACAGAACCTGCACGGGACTAAGGGCGCTCTTGTCAACTACCTGAAATGGCCGCAGGACAAAGTGCATGTCTACGCGCGCTACACCGGCGGCGGGCATGGGGCCAGGCTCTCGCAGTGGGAGTCGGGCGTGGCAGCCCTGTGTTCCAAGGCCGTCGGCGGGACTCCGGTTTATTTCAGAGAGACCAAAAAACACAACATGCTGTTCCACATCCGCCAGCACGAGCACCGGTCGGTGTACAAAATGGGAGCCAAGAAGGACGGCACGCTGACGGCCGTCGATGTGCAATACTTCACTAACGGCACTGGCGCCGGCGCCGGTACTGTTTTCACCAAGACCTGGGTGGTTCCCAACGTTAACTGGAGCGGACAGGGCGTTTACGTCAACGTGCCCGACCGCGGCGCCTGGCGCTGCGTGTCCGACCCGCCCCAGGCAGTCAACATGAGCACAGCCTTCGACAAAATGGCCGAAAAGCTGGGTATGAACCCGTACGATTTCCGCAAGAAGAATCTCATGCCGGTCGATATGCCCGACCAAGACTCGCCCTTCAGAATCTGGGGTTCCAAGGAAGTCAACGAGTGCTTCGAGACAGTAGCCACGCAAAGCGGATATACCACCAAATGGCATGCTCCCGGCACCAAAACGCTGCCCGATGGCCGCCTGCACGGTATCGGCATCCACTGCCATACAGATAGTCACGGCAGCGTCAGCGGCGCCAGTATGGCCGGTCTCATCCTCATGCAGCCCGATGGCACCTGTCTGGTAAATTGCGGATCCGGTAGACCTCACAATGCGCCCAGCGAGATGTGTCATTTCGTGGCCGAGGAACTGGGGCTGAAGTACGATGATGTCATGGTGGGCGCATGGGGCGAGACTGATGCGACACTAAACTCCGGTTACAATGGCGGTTCCGCCTTCACTGGCGCCGCCGGCTCATCCTTCGTTATGGCCGCTAGGGATGCGCGCGCCAGGGTCTTTGCGGCTGCCATCACCAAGACCGGTTTCAGCAATATAGCCGGCATCACCGTGGATGACCTGACGGCCAAAAACAGCGTCATCACCTACACCAAAGACCCCACCAAGACGCTCACCTTCGCTCAGGCCATGAGCGGCACCCCGCCGATTGCCGGGTTTGGTAACGGTTGGGCTGCCGCGGGGAACACCACCGGTATAAATAAGGGTGGTTTGCAGCGCCCGCTATATGGCAAGCCCGTCGGTACAGCCGTCAATGCCCAGAGCGCCTGCGCTTCAGTGGCTGAAGTGGCGGTTGACCCCGAAACCGGCGAAGTGGAAATCCTGGGGCACTGGAATGCCGTCGGCACCGGCCGTATCGTATTCTATCAAGGTGTAATGTTGCAGATGGGCAGCGGCACCGAGCTCCAAGTTGCCCAGGCTCTCTTCTACGGCGATATTTACGACCCGGCTACTGGCGCCGTTATTGGCACGCAGTACACCGAGTCCCAGTTGCCCACCACCATGGACTGCGTCCCTAGCCGCTATAATCTTTACCCTGTTGAAGGCGATGACTACAGTGCCCCGCATGGCGCCCACGGTATCGGTGAACCCGTCGTCGGCAGTTATGCCTGTATCCTCACCGCCATCTACAATGCCACCGGCAAGTGGGTAGACCCGGACCACGGCGCCTGCAACCCGGACAGAGTACTGAAAGCTCTGGGCAAGGCATAG